Proteins from a genomic interval of Arthrobacter sp. CAN_C5:
- a CDS encoding GNAT family N-acetyltransferase, giving the protein MSPFTIRPSAADEVEAVLRMKNLAWRQTYAGKLSDAVFDRLDAELPAQAVALQDSILQGAQPPRVATDASGHIVGVAAGGPARGDNPPTEVELYMVYVLTEAHGMGVGHQLVSGAIGSAPAFVWVLESNARAIAFYRKLGFTPDGTAEPLSAQWNHQRELRMVRATTP; this is encoded by the coding sequence ATGTCCCCGTTCACCATCCGGCCAAGCGCCGCCGACGAGGTGGAGGCCGTGCTCCGCATGAAGAACCTCGCGTGGCGGCAAACCTATGCCGGCAAGCTCAGCGATGCTGTGTTTGACCGGCTCGACGCGGAGCTCCCCGCACAGGCGGTCGCCCTGCAGGACAGTATCCTGCAGGGCGCGCAGCCACCGCGGGTGGCAACGGATGCCAGCGGCCACATCGTCGGGGTCGCCGCTGGCGGGCCCGCGCGAGGTGACAACCCCCCGACAGAGGTCGAGCTCTACATGGTCTACGTGCTGACCGAAGCGCACGGCATGGGTGTGGGCCATCAGCTGGTGAGTGGAGCCATCGGTTCCGCCCCGGCCTTCGTCTGGGTGTTGGAGAGCAACGCCCGAGCCATTGCGTTCTACCGGAAACTCGGCTTCACCCCCGACGGAACCGCTGAACCCCTGTCCGCGCAGTGGAACCACCAGCGCGAGCTGCGCATGGTCCGGGCAACGACGCCGTGA
- a CDS encoding GNAT family N-acetyltransferase, whose product MKFSIRRASPDDAEAYSRTHLQGLHETYAQIMPPAFHSHYDAELPVLMAKRRDALEAGAASWLAFDKAGTAVGIATSGPGRDDDRPDFELHHIYTLASTHGTGLGQQLLDTAIMDQAAYLWILNGNPRAERFYRRNGFEPDGTSTLCGPTWHHRPMFRMHRQRQVRSSDERTPASDSRQ is encoded by the coding sequence GTGAAATTTTCCATCCGCCGTGCGTCCCCCGACGACGCCGAAGCGTACTCGCGCACGCATCTGCAGGGCCTCCACGAGACCTACGCCCAGATCATGCCACCGGCCTTCCACAGCCATTACGACGCCGAACTTCCGGTCCTGATGGCCAAGCGACGGGATGCACTCGAGGCTGGCGCTGCTAGTTGGCTGGCGTTCGATAAGGCAGGGACAGCGGTCGGCATTGCGACCTCGGGGCCGGGCCGCGACGACGACCGGCCCGACTTCGAGCTGCACCACATCTACACCCTCGCCTCCACCCACGGCACCGGGCTGGGCCAGCAACTGCTGGACACGGCGATCATGGACCAGGCAGCATACCTGTGGATACTGAACGGCAACCCCCGGGCTGAGCGCTTCTATCGGCGCAACGGGTTTGAACCCGATGGCACGTCCACTCTGTGTGGGCCCACCTGGCACCACCGGCCCATGTTCAGGATGCACCGGCAGCGACAGGTACGCAGCAGCGACGAACGGACGCCGGCGTCGGATTCACGGCAGTGA
- a CDS encoding O-methyltransferase, which produces MTEWADVERYLVDTVVHPDGALVLAVEATADAGMPAIEVTPTQGKFLMLLARIAGARRVLEIGTLGGFSTIWLARGIPDDGTVDTCEYEQAHADVARRNLDQAGVGGKVRIHVGAALDTLPTLTGPYDLFFIDADKVNNPRYLDWAVRLSRPGSVIVLDNVVRGGSVLDVDGDEAVQGTRGALELLGSHPQLEATALQTVGSKDWDGLALAVVVAAAP; this is translated from the coding sequence GTGACCGAATGGGCCGACGTCGAGCGTTATCTGGTGGATACAGTGGTCCACCCGGATGGCGCGTTGGTCCTCGCCGTTGAGGCGACAGCCGACGCGGGAATGCCAGCCATCGAAGTGACCCCTACCCAGGGGAAGTTCCTGATGCTGTTGGCGAGAATCGCTGGCGCTCGCCGGGTTCTCGAGATTGGCACCCTCGGCGGGTTCAGCACCATCTGGTTGGCGCGGGGGATTCCCGACGACGGGACGGTTGACACCTGCGAGTACGAGCAGGCTCACGCCGACGTCGCCCGCAGGAACCTTGACCAGGCGGGTGTGGGCGGGAAGGTCAGGATCCATGTGGGCGCGGCATTGGACACGTTGCCCACCCTGACCGGGCCCTACGATCTGTTTTTTATCGACGCTGACAAGGTCAACAACCCTCGTTACCTCGACTGGGCTGTCCGGCTCTCCCGGCCGGGCAGTGTCATTGTGCTCGATAACGTGGTGCGCGGGGGATCAGTCCTGGACGTAGACGGGGATGAGGCGGTGCAGGGTACCCGCGGCGCGCTCGAACTGCTGGGCTCCCACCCCCAGCTGGAGGCCACCGCGCTGCAGACCGTCGGTTCCAAGGACTGGGACGGGTTGGCGTTGGCCGTGGTGGTAGCCGCCGCGCCCTAA
- a CDS encoding thiamine-binding protein, translating into MLVAFSVAPAGHGATTGENADGSVHDAVAEAVKIVRDSGLPNQTDSMFTTIEGDWDEVMEVIKRATEAVGKYGSRVSLVLKADIRPGYSGELTGKVERLEQAIDEMDEYQGHS; encoded by the coding sequence ATGCTTGTAGCCTTCTCAGTTGCCCCAGCCGGACACGGCGCCACCACAGGTGAAAACGCGGACGGCTCGGTCCACGATGCGGTGGCCGAGGCCGTGAAGATCGTCCGCGATTCGGGTCTGCCCAACCAAACCGACTCGATGTTCACCACCATCGAGGGTGACTGGGACGAGGTGATGGAGGTGATCAAGCGGGCCACCGAAGCTGTCGGCAAGTACGGAAGCCGTGTCTCACTGGTCCTGAAAGCCGACATCCGGCCCGGCTATTCGGGTGAGTTGACCGGCAAGGTGGAGCGCCTTGAACAGGCCATCGACGAGATGGACGAGTACCAGGGCCATTCATGA